Proteins from a genomic interval of Pseudomonas asplenii:
- a CDS encoding MFS transporter, whose product MNTANTASPLDTVARNRTHNTITWRLMPLLLLCYLFAHLDRINIGFAKMQMSADLNFSDTVYGFGAGLFFIAYALFGVPSNMALDRVGPRRWIATLMVVWGALSASMFLIDSAMGFYVLRFLLGVAEAGFFPGILVFLNRWYAAGRRAQITALFAIAVPMAGVIGGPLSGGILEYFHEAGGLRGWQWMFVIEGAPVILLGLVVLKCLPDSFETVPWLSPAQKYHLREQLNQEEQRKSITSFCAILRNTQVWLLVAVYFAVMLAVNTLAFWMPTLIHGAGVGSDARVGLLSAAPYLAGCFFMIGCGRSSDRYRERRWHLCIPLLMSAVGIALAGLAPSNPTLVLGGLIVAGMGASAALPMFWQLPPAFLSNSTQAAGIALISSFGSIASFFAPYLIGWVRDTTQSASLALYALALLIALGGLLVLRTQAAIVNPQ is encoded by the coding sequence ATGAACACAGCCAATACCGCCAGCCCTCTGGATACCGTCGCACGCAACCGGACCCACAACACCATCACCTGGCGGCTGATGCCGCTGTTGTTGCTCTGCTACCTCTTTGCCCACCTCGACCGGATCAACATCGGTTTCGCCAAGATGCAAATGAGCGCAGACCTGAACTTCAGCGACACGGTCTACGGTTTCGGTGCCGGCCTGTTCTTTATCGCCTATGCATTGTTTGGCGTGCCGAGCAACATGGCCCTGGACCGTGTCGGACCGCGGCGCTGGATTGCCACACTGATGGTGGTATGGGGGGCGCTGTCGGCCAGCATGTTCCTGATCGACAGCGCCATGGGTTTCTATGTGCTGCGCTTTTTGCTTGGGGTGGCCGAGGCCGGTTTCTTTCCGGGCATCCTGGTGTTTCTGAACCGCTGGTACGCGGCCGGTCGACGAGCGCAGATCACGGCCCTGTTCGCGATCGCGGTGCCCATGGCAGGTGTGATCGGCGGGCCGCTCTCCGGCGGTATCCTTGAATACTTTCATGAGGCAGGCGGCCTGCGCGGCTGGCAGTGGATGTTTGTCATCGAGGGCGCGCCAGTCATTCTGCTCGGGCTGGTGGTGCTCAAATGCCTGCCGGACAGCTTCGAGACGGTCCCATGGCTGAGCCCTGCGCAGAAATACCATCTGCGCGAGCAACTGAATCAGGAAGAACAGCGCAAATCGATCACCTCGTTCTGCGCCATTCTCAGGAATACGCAGGTGTGGTTGCTGGTCGCGGTGTATTTCGCAGTGATGCTGGCAGTCAATACCCTGGCGTTCTGGATGCCGACGCTGATCCACGGCGCCGGAGTCGGCAGCGACGCAAGGGTCGGGCTGCTGAGTGCCGCGCCTTACCTGGCGGGCTGCTTTTTCATGATCGGCTGCGGGCGCTCGTCCGACCGCTACCGAGAACGCCGCTGGCACCTGTGCATCCCCTTGCTGATGTCGGCGGTCGGCATTGCCCTCGCCGGGCTCGCCCCCAGCAACCCGACCCTCGTACTCGGTGGTCTGATCGTCGCCGGCATGGGCGCCAGCGCAGCGCTGCCGATGTTCTGGCAATTACCTCCCGCGTTCCTGTCCAACAGTACCCAGGCGGCCGGCATCGCGCTGATCAGTTCCTTCGGCAGCATCGCGTCATTTTTCGCCCCCTACCTGATCGGCTGGGTGCGCGACACCACCCAAAGCGCCAGCCTGGCTCTTTATGCGCTGGCCCTGCTCATTGCACTCGGTGGTCTGCTGGTGCTGCGCACCCAGGCAGCCATCGTCAACCCTCAGTAA
- the hpaH gene encoding 2-oxo-hept-4-ene-1,7-dioate hydratase — translation MLDQQLIQQAAARLDQAERSREQVRQFSLDHPHITLDDAYAIQRAWVTQKIKDGRKLVGHKIGLTSRAMQVSSNITEPDYGALLDDMFFEEGTDIPFERFIVPRVEVELAFILGKPLKGPNVTVFDVLDATEWVIPALEIIDARIQQVDPHTKTTRKVFDTISDNAANAGVVMGGRAVRPTEIDLRKVPAVLYRNGVIEESGVSAAVLNHPAKGVAWLANKLAAYDVTLQPGQVILGGSFTRPVAANPGDTFHVDYDMLGSIACRFV, via the coding sequence ATGCTTGATCAACAGCTCATCCAGCAAGCCGCCGCCCGCCTCGACCAGGCCGAGCGCTCCCGCGAGCAGGTGCGTCAGTTTTCCCTGGACCACCCGCACATCACCCTTGACGACGCCTATGCCATCCAGCGTGCGTGGGTCACACAGAAAATCAAGGACGGGCGCAAGCTGGTCGGGCATAAAATCGGCCTGACCTCACGGGCCATGCAAGTGTCTTCAAACATCACCGAGCCAGATTACGGCGCGCTCCTGGATGACATGTTTTTCGAGGAAGGCACCGACATCCCCTTCGAACGCTTCATCGTGCCGCGGGTCGAGGTCGAGCTGGCCTTCATTCTGGGCAAGCCGCTCAAAGGCCCGAACGTGACAGTGTTTGATGTGTTGGATGCAACCGAATGGGTGATACCGGCACTGGAGATCATCGACGCGCGCATCCAGCAGGTCGATCCGCACACCAAGACCACCCGCAAGGTGTTCGACACCATCTCCGACAATGCCGCCAATGCCGGCGTGGTCATGGGCGGACGGGCCGTGCGGCCCACCGAAATCGACCTGCGCAAGGTGCCCGCCGTGCTCTACCGTAATGGCGTGATCGAGGAGTCCGGCGTCTCCGCCGCCGTGCTCAACCACCCGGCCAAGGGCGTGGCCTGGCTCGCCAACAAATTGGCCGCCTATGACGTCACCCTGCAACCGGGGCAAGTCATCCTGGGTGGCTCCTTTACCCGTCCCGTCGCAGCCAACCCCGGCGATACCTTCCATGTCGACTACGACATGCTGGGTTCCATCGCCTGTCGATTCGTTTAA
- the hpaI gene encoding 4-hydroxy-2-oxoheptanedioate aldolase, whose protein sequence is MDMPINTFKLRLRSGGEAQIGLWLGLADAYCAELAANAGFDWLLIDGEHAPNDLRSTLGQLQAIAPYPSHPVIRPVIGDTALIKQLLDIGAQTLLVPMVESAAQAQELVKAIHYPPKGVRGVGSALARASRWNSIPSYLDQADEQMCLLVQIESREGLANLDAIVAVEGVDGVFIGPADLSASMGYRGNPGHPEVQVAIEDAIARIRKAGKAAGILSADQALARRYIALGAAFVAVGVDTTVLMRGLQTLAASFKNTAQPTPSAGGVY, encoded by the coding sequence ATGGACATGCCTATCAACACCTTCAAACTTCGCCTGCGCAGCGGCGGTGAGGCGCAGATCGGCCTGTGGCTTGGACTCGCTGATGCCTACTGTGCCGAACTGGCCGCCAACGCCGGATTCGACTGGTTGCTGATCGACGGCGAACATGCGCCCAACGACCTGCGCAGCACGCTGGGCCAACTCCAGGCCATAGCGCCCTACCCCAGCCATCCCGTGATTCGCCCGGTCATCGGCGACACGGCGCTGATCAAGCAACTGCTCGATATCGGCGCACAGACGTTGCTGGTACCCATGGTGGAAAGTGCCGCACAGGCGCAGGAACTGGTGAAGGCTATTCATTACCCACCCAAGGGGGTTCGCGGCGTCGGCAGTGCTCTGGCCAGAGCATCGCGCTGGAACAGCATCCCCAGCTACCTCGACCAGGCCGATGAGCAGATGTGCCTGCTGGTGCAGATCGAGAGCCGCGAAGGCCTGGCCAATCTGGATGCGATTGTGGCGGTTGAGGGTGTCGACGGAGTCTTTATCGGGCCAGCAGACCTGAGCGCCTCGATGGGCTATCGGGGCAATCCGGGGCACCCCGAGGTGCAGGTGGCGATCGAAGACGCCATTGCCCGCATCCGCAAGGCCGGCAAAGCCGCCGGTATTCTCAGCGCCGACCAGGCCCTGGCCCGACGCTATATCGCCTTGGGTGCGGCGTTCGTGGCCGTGGGCGTAGATACCACGGTGTTGATGCGAGGCCTGCAAACCCTTGCAGCCAGTTTCAAGAACACCGCGCAACCAACTCCTTCGGCGGGCGGCGTCTACTGA
- the hpaR gene encoding homoprotocatechuate degradation operon regulator HpaR: protein MSKPRQSLTLALLHAREAAMGFFRPSLNQHGLTEQQWRVIRILSQHDELEINRLAELACILKPSMTGVLLRMEAAGMVERRKAQQDQRRVLVRLAEKGLACFSSMSQSMEANYQRLQAGFGEEKLQTLLTLLNELKTLKR from the coding sequence ATGTCCAAACCGCGTCAATCGCTGACCCTTGCCTTGCTCCATGCGCGTGAAGCCGCCATGGGGTTTTTTCGTCCTTCGCTCAATCAACACGGTCTGACCGAGCAGCAATGGCGGGTCATTCGTATCCTGAGCCAGCACGATGAGCTTGAGATCAATCGTCTGGCCGAGTTGGCGTGCATTCTCAAGCCGAGCATGACCGGTGTGCTGTTGCGCATGGAGGCGGCGGGTATGGTTGAACGGCGCAAGGCGCAACAGGACCAGCGGCGCGTGCTGGTGCGGCTGGCCGAAAAGGGGCTGGCCTGCTTCAGTTCGATGAGCCAGAGTATGGAAGCCAACTATCAGCGTTTGCAGGCGGGCTTTGGCGAGGAGAAGTTGCAGACCTTGCTGACGTTGCTCAATGAGCTGAAAACGCTCAAGCGCTGA
- a CDS encoding NAD(P)/FAD-dependent oxidoreductase — MINIETPTYYSATKKYNLSFPTLEQDVEADVVVIGGGFSGINTALELAEKGITNVVVLEARYLGFGGTGRNGGQIMAGIGHDLEKIKQHVGEQGLREIFEISELGAGIIKDRIAKYSIDADFCHGYGYMGFNARQEKTLRTWEKDFQSINTKDEIRFMAGTELKQIIGSNAYTSALLHMGGGHVHSLNLLLGEAKALVGHGARIYEHSPALEVSYGERITVRTGRGSVKAAKLLWACDSFLNKLEPELHKTTLNTYAFQLMTEPLSEEIIHRISPIRGAYSDIRPVIDYYRVTNENRLLFGAATPFLEHIPRDLKAWNRHLMLKIFPYLKDVKIDLAWGGPMATGANLFPQIGTLSGRPNAFYVQGYAGFGVTPSHIICKVLAEGISGGSSRYDLISSVKHAQILGKDHIRPLLLTAGKSLHQLSGYFNGRR; from the coding sequence ATGATCAATATCGAAACGCCTACCTACTATTCGGCAACCAAGAAATACAACCTCAGCTTCCCGACCCTCGAGCAGGACGTGGAAGCCGATGTTGTGGTGATCGGTGGCGGTTTCTCCGGCATCAACACCGCACTGGAACTGGCGGAAAAAGGCATCACCAACGTCGTGGTGCTCGAGGCCCGCTACCTGGGCTTCGGCGGTACCGGCCGCAACGGCGGCCAGATCATGGCGGGGATCGGCCACGACCTGGAGAAGATCAAGCAGCACGTGGGCGAACAAGGGCTGCGCGAAATCTTTGAAATCAGCGAGCTGGGCGCCGGCATCATCAAGGACCGTATCGCCAAATACTCGATCGACGCAGACTTCTGCCACGGCTACGGCTACATGGGCTTCAATGCCCGCCAGGAAAAAACCCTGCGCACCTGGGAGAAGGACTTCCAGTCGATCAATACCAAAGACGAAATCCGCTTCATGGCGGGTACCGAACTCAAGCAGATCATCGGCTCCAACGCCTATACCAGTGCGCTGCTGCACATGGGCGGTGGCCACGTGCACTCACTGAACCTGCTGCTGGGCGAAGCCAAGGCACTGGTGGGGCATGGTGCGCGCATCTACGAACACAGCCCGGCACTGGAAGTCAGCTACGGCGAGCGCATTACCGTACGCACGGGTCGAGGTTCGGTCAAAGCCGCCAAGTTGCTGTGGGCCTGCGACAGTTTCCTCAACAAGCTGGAGCCCGAGCTGCACAAGACCACCTTGAACACCTATGCCTTCCAGTTGATGACCGAACCACTGTCGGAAGAAATAATTCATCGCATCAGCCCGATACGCGGCGCCTACAGCGACATCCGACCGGTGATCGACTACTACCGTGTCACCAACGAAAACCGCCTGTTGTTTGGGGCCGCCACCCCGTTTCTCGAGCACATTCCACGGGATCTCAAAGCCTGGAACCGCCACCTGATGCTGAAGATTTTCCCGTACCTCAAGGACGTGAAAATCGACCTGGCGTGGGGCGGCCCGATGGCGACCGGGGCCAACCTGTTTCCGCAGATCGGCACGCTCAGTGGCCGCCCCAACGCGTTCTACGTGCAGGGCTACGCCGGCTTCGGGGTCACGCCCAGCCATATCATCTGCAAGGTGCTGGCCGAAGGCATCAGCGGCGGCTCTTCGCGCTACGACCTGATCAGTTCGGTCAAGCATGCGCAGATCCTGGGCAAGGACCATATCCGTCCGCTACTGCTGACAGCCGGCAAAAGCCTTCATCAACTTTCGGGTTATTTCAACGGTCGTCGTTGA
- a CDS encoding cupin domain-containing protein has protein sequence MSVTALKKDIQLSELDAWGTAADLGSEILEGEVKVFGKMTFGAPTDPVSSGYFGTTQGKFRMIYPFAEQATVVTGEVILTDESTGQSTRYQAGDSWFVTKDTPVLWEVVSESFVKHYFAVV, from the coding sequence ATGTCCGTTACCGCTCTCAAGAAAGACATCCAACTGTCGGAACTCGATGCCTGGGGCACTGCTGCCGACCTGGGCTCCGAGATCCTAGAAGGTGAGGTCAAGGTCTTTGGCAAAATGACCTTTGGCGCACCGACCGACCCCGTCAGCAGCGGCTATTTCGGCACCACCCAGGGCAAGTTCCGGATGATCTACCCGTTCGCCGAACAAGCCACGGTGGTAACGGGCGAAGTGATCTTGACCGACGAAAGTACCGGCCAGAGCACTCGTTACCAGGCCGGCGACAGCTGGTTCGTGACCAAGGACACCCCCGTGCTGTGGGAGGTTGTAAGCGAGAGTTTTGTGAAGCATTATTTCGCAGTTGTCTGA
- a CDS encoding helix-turn-helix transcriptional regulator: protein MHAIPAHEIAGHCLQAFTQLVPASQAAFYCVDRQLQARDFRLYGMSGEMHRDYLDNYRQFDPLQPRNCLSSGLAVVPLNFAMARQPPRDSRRYRDFLQRYGVVDVVEVVALGADQPQAAISLLRTAEQGAFTGDQLAQLTALQALLQMAVANMQPCDDALAGLTPREREIAWLLRQGASNKQLALDLDVGLPTIKTHLIHLFRKIGVTNRTELVAALFL, encoded by the coding sequence ATGCACGCCATCCCCGCTCATGAAATCGCCGGCCATTGCCTGCAGGCTTTCACTCAACTCGTACCGGCCAGCCAGGCGGCGTTCTATTGCGTCGATCGACAACTGCAAGCCCGCGACTTCCGGCTGTATGGCATGAGCGGCGAGATGCACCGCGACTACCTGGACAACTACCGTCAGTTCGATCCTTTGCAACCGCGCAATTGCCTATCCAGTGGGCTGGCGGTGGTACCGCTGAATTTCGCCATGGCCAGGCAGCCGCCCCGTGACAGCCGCCGCTATCGCGACTTCCTGCAGCGCTACGGTGTGGTCGATGTGGTAGAGGTCGTCGCCCTTGGCGCCGACCAGCCACAGGCGGCCATTTCCTTGCTGCGCACCGCAGAACAAGGGGCCTTCACCGGTGACCAGTTAGCCCAGCTCACGGCCTTGCAGGCGTTGCTGCAAATGGCGGTGGCCAATATGCAGCCCTGTGACGATGCACTGGCCGGGCTCACTCCCAGAGAGCGCGAGATCGCCTGGTTGTTGCGCCAGGGCGCGAGCAACAAGCAATTGGCCCTGGACCTGGACGTCGGCCTGCCCACCATCAAAACCCACCTCATCCACCTGTTCCGCAAGATCGGCGTCACCAACCGTACCGAGCTGGTCGCAGCACTGTTTCTGTAA
- a CDS encoding molybdenum cofactor biosynthesis F family protein: MSTPSDWITVGALADGFAPDAFILPNLADLSGKSFTLHFANGWQIEHRFDAEVLHWNAADGHSSGSATYRATSVRSGLYLVDFIKHEAGQAWSISLVLDTATSSFTAVIGRMPSREQTEEGLYSRALAGKALTSVEVDFLHGSLDQPWQAGQCPHAPTRELTGLRNLYRYSPSEVYEHLYLNEQFYAWQCLKGVEQGLCDTDRCHYYKIADQLYLFVWREKIIPTLGLVLIDLQKHRSDGKIFGYAGSSFDELSNFPISSYCQVLNHTEYPDA, translated from the coding sequence ATGAGCACACCCTCGGACTGGATCACAGTAGGCGCCCTCGCCGACGGTTTCGCCCCCGACGCATTTATCCTGCCCAATCTGGCCGACCTCAGCGGCAAGAGCTTCACGCTGCACTTCGCCAACGGCTGGCAGATCGAACACCGTTTCGACGCCGAGGTCCTGCACTGGAACGCCGCCGACGGTCACTCCAGCGGTTCGGCCACCTACCGCGCCACGTCGGTGCGATCGGGCCTGTATCTGGTCGACTTCATCAAGCACGAAGCAGGTCAGGCCTGGTCGATCAGCCTGGTGCTGGACACTGCCACGTCATCGTTCACCGCCGTGATCGGCCGTATGCCGAGCCGCGAGCAAACCGAAGAAGGCCTGTACAGTCGCGCCCTTGCTGGCAAGGCCCTGACCTCGGTCGAAGTGGACTTCCTGCACGGCAGCCTGGATCAACCCTGGCAGGCCGGCCAGTGCCCCCATGCGCCCACCCGGGAACTGACCGGCTTGCGCAACCTGTATCGCTACAGCCCCAGCGAAGTGTACGAACATCTCTATCTGAACGAACAGTTCTATGCCTGGCAGTGCCTCAAAGGCGTCGAGCAGGGCCTGTGTGACACCGATCGCTGCCACTACTACAAGATTGCCGATCAACTGTATCTGTTCGTCTGGCGCGAGAAGATCATCCCGACCCTCGGCCTGGTCCTGATCGATCTGCAAAAGCACCGCAGCGACGGCAAGATCTTCGGCTATGCAGGTTCGTCCTTCGATGAGCTGTCCAACTTCCCGATCAGTTCCTACTGCCAGGTGCTCAACCATACGGAGTATCCCGATGCCTGA
- a CDS encoding SDR family NAD(P)-dependent oxidoreductase: MPDPRTLVITGAGTGIGAACARLYAAEGANLVLIGRRREPLEQVAQQTGGLILVGDAACPETWEDFIAQIRARYGRLDVLLACAGGHGLGSATQTSPPTWEAALRSNLDSAFYSARACLPLLIESAGNIVLLGSIASLAAGPEVCGYTTAKHALLGLNRSLARDYGPRGVRVNAVCPGWVTTPMADQEMQPLMKAHGETLQQAYARVCADVPLRRPASAEEIARVCHFLAGPGASIITGASIVADGGSSIVDVPTLAYAHLENTHA, from the coding sequence ATGCCTGATCCGCGTACCCTCGTCATCACCGGCGCCGGCACGGGGATCGGAGCAGCTTGCGCCCGGCTGTACGCCGCCGAAGGAGCCAACCTGGTATTGATCGGTCGCCGTCGCGAACCTCTGGAGCAGGTCGCCCAGCAAACCGGGGGGCTGATCCTGGTCGGCGATGCGGCCTGCCCGGAAACCTGGGAGGACTTTATCGCGCAGATCCGCGCACGCTACGGGCGCCTCGATGTACTGCTGGCCTGCGCCGGGGGGCATGGCCTGGGCAGCGCCACCCAGACCAGCCCACCAACCTGGGAGGCCGCATTGCGCAGCAACCTGGACAGCGCGTTCTATAGTGCCCGGGCCTGCCTGCCGCTGCTGATCGAAAGTGCCGGCAACATCGTGCTCCTCGGCTCCATCGCCTCGCTGGCCGCCGGGCCCGAGGTGTGCGGTTACACCACCGCCAAACACGCGCTGCTCGGGCTCAATCGCTCCCTGGCCCGGGACTACGGACCACGCGGCGTGCGCGTCAACGCGGTCTGTCCGGGGTGGGTGACCACTCCGATGGCCGACCAGGAAATGCAGCCCTTGATGAAGGCTCATGGCGAAACGCTGCAGCAAGCCTACGCACGCGTATGTGCCGATGTCCCGCTACGCCGCCCCGCCAGCGCCGAAGAAATCGCCAGGGTATGTCACTTCCTGGCGGGGCCCGGCGCCTCGATCATCACCGGTGCAAGCATCGTCGCCGATGGCGGTTCGAGCATCGTCGATGTGCCCACACTGGCCTATGCCCATCTGGAGAACACACATGCCTGA
- a CDS encoding SDR family oxidoreductase: protein MPDALDFSGKTVLVTGGAQGIGQAIVEAFAKRGARVMIADLRLAQAQVLAEDLRARACQVEAVAVDLVDAAAISEQVGELERRWGRLDILVHNAGYFPLTPFAQITPATLERTLAVNLSALFWLTQAALPMFQRQGGGCVLVTSSVTGPRVAYPGLSHYAASKAGVNGFIRSAALELAPYQVRVNGVEPGMIATPAMDNLGDSQVSADIRCRVPLGRLGAPQDIAGAMLFLASDLAAYITGQTLVVDGGSTLPELK, encoded by the coding sequence ATGCCTGATGCCCTGGATTTCAGCGGTAAAACCGTACTGGTCACCGGCGGTGCGCAAGGCATCGGCCAAGCCATCGTCGAAGCGTTCGCCAAGCGTGGCGCACGCGTGATGATCGCCGACCTTCGTCTGGCGCAAGCTCAGGTTCTGGCCGAGGACCTGAGGGCGCGAGCGTGCCAGGTCGAGGCCGTCGCCGTTGATCTGGTCGATGCGGCAGCGATATCCGAACAGGTGGGGGAATTGGAACGACGCTGGGGGCGCCTGGATATCCTGGTGCACAACGCCGGCTATTTTCCATTGACGCCATTCGCGCAGATCACCCCTGCCACGCTTGAGCGCACCCTCGCGGTCAATCTCTCGGCCCTGTTCTGGTTGACCCAGGCAGCCTTGCCGATGTTTCAGCGCCAGGGCGGTGGCTGCGTGCTGGTCACTTCCTCCGTCACCGGGCCACGGGTCGCCTATCCCGGCCTCAGTCACTATGCGGCCTCGAAAGCCGGGGTGAACGGTTTCATCCGCAGTGCCGCACTGGAATTGGCCCCCTATCAGGTACGCGTCAACGGGGTCGAACCCGGCATGATCGCAACGCCGGCCATGGACAACCTTGGCGACAGCCAGGTCAGCGCTGACATCCGTTGCCGAGTGCCACTGGGTCGGCTCGGCGCGCCGCAGGATATTGCCGGCGCCATGCTGTTTCTGGCGTCCGATCTGGCCGCTTACATCACCGGGCAGACCCTGGTGGTGGATGGCGGATCCACGCTGCCCGAACTGAAATAG
- a CDS encoding TetR/AcrR family transcriptional regulator: MKPLTLSASNICAVAVEHFADHGYDASSLNEIAGRAGMRKASLYAHFVSKDALFRKVFEIALNHEHQYIVQCFTEEAEHPGVPGQLHLERLIGRYEVSAHLRFLLRTAYFPPADIRAVIAAGFEAYLARIRDGFQRAAHTRYTSAKLQPGALEVFCDAYLGIVDSLHVELIYATPQGYAKRLAALSWIFRDSLSMLEGASRA, encoded by the coding sequence ATGAAACCACTTACTCTCTCGGCCAGTAACATTTGCGCAGTCGCGGTCGAGCATTTCGCCGATCATGGTTACGACGCCTCATCGCTCAACGAAATCGCGGGCAGGGCAGGCATGCGCAAGGCGTCGCTGTATGCGCATTTTGTCAGCAAGGACGCGCTGTTCAGGAAGGTGTTCGAGATCGCCCTGAACCATGAGCATCAGTACATTGTGCAGTGCTTCACGGAGGAGGCCGAACACCCGGGCGTACCCGGACAGTTGCACCTGGAGCGCCTGATCGGGCGCTATGAAGTGTCGGCGCATCTGCGTTTCCTGTTGCGCACGGCCTATTTCCCGCCAGCGGATATCCGTGCCGTCATCGCGGCGGGGTTCGAGGCTTACCTGGCGCGGATCCGCGATGGCTTCCAGCGTGCTGCACACACCCGGTATACCTCGGCAAAGCTGCAACCCGGCGCGCTCGAGGTATTCTGCGATGCGTATCTGGGGATCGTCGACAGCCTGCATGTGGAACTGATTTATGCGACGCCCCAAGGCTATGCCAAACGGCTTGCGGCCTTGTCGTGGATCTTCAGGGATTCCCTGTCGATGCTTGAAGGTGCAAGCCGTGCGTGA
- the feaR gene encoding transcriptional regulator FeaR: MSTYQPAHSGLETWTRDLRAACGHFDTELAFNPSLFIGEVSKLSRGGLSLANLRTNAGLIKRERPNADHDMDQHCFLVSQRSGYCQITQNGQVIQLAPGDMLLMDSTGSIEISPFGLIEHASLSLSRNEVCKQLGGASKTFGKISSRKACGRMLHVLMDQLCREGLGAQDSLDEAEALQAAVVSLLGSAFEVNDTADENIASLQGSNLRSYVQKVIDESLTQPGLSPVGLASRLNISVRHLYRLFEEQDDSVCRYIQRARLKRSADDLTNPFLKSESITSIAYKWGFTDSAHFSRSFKKQFDLSPKDFRSTHLQQAVGAA, from the coding sequence ATGAGTACCTATCAGCCAGCGCACTCCGGATTGGAAACCTGGACTCGGGATTTACGAGCGGCCTGTGGCCATTTCGACACTGAACTGGCCTTTAACCCTTCACTGTTCATCGGTGAGGTTTCCAAGCTCTCGCGCGGTGGTCTGTCACTGGCCAACCTGCGCACCAATGCCGGTCTGATCAAGCGCGAGCGACCCAATGCCGATCACGACATGGACCAGCATTGCTTCCTCGTCAGCCAACGTAGCGGTTATTGCCAGATTACCCAGAACGGCCAGGTCATTCAGTTGGCCCCCGGCGATATGTTGCTGATGGACTCCACCGGCTCGATCGAAATCAGCCCTTTTGGCCTTATTGAACATGCGTCCCTGTCCCTCTCACGCAACGAAGTCTGCAAGCAGTTGGGAGGCGCCTCGAAAACCTTCGGCAAGATATCTTCCCGCAAGGCCTGCGGGCGGATGCTCCATGTGTTGATGGACCAGCTCTGCCGCGAGGGACTGGGGGCGCAGGATTCGCTGGACGAGGCCGAGGCGCTGCAGGCGGCCGTTGTCTCCCTGCTGGGTTCAGCCTTTGAAGTGAACGATACTGCGGATGAGAACATTGCCTCCCTGCAGGGCAGTAACCTGCGCAGCTATGTACAGAAAGTTATCGACGAGTCGCTGACCCAGCCTGGTTTGAGCCCCGTGGGCCTGGCCAGTCGCCTGAACATTTCGGTGCGTCACTTGTACCGTCTGTTCGAAGAGCAGGATGACAGCGTCTGTCGCTACATCCAGCGTGCGCGGCTCAAGCGCAGCGCCGATGACCTGACCAACCCGTTCCTCAAGAGCGAGTCGATCACGTCGATCGCCTACAAGTGGGGTTTTACCGATTCTGCTCACTTCAGCCGATCGTTCAAGAAGCAATTCGACCTGTCGCCCAAGGATTTTCGTTCCACGCATTTGCAGCAGGCGGTCGGAGCGGCCTAG
- a CDS encoding DUF3156 family protein has translation MSLATLTTQISRRLQKLSEVFGAGRAPAGYRPGITLEYLRRNLGLTSFALTEGGRATFCLETIDLQVDVVERTESQLLMHLVMTEFLISVPAFKQGSARFELHHSGSLRRTGLVCRQRAGAPTLLAGLQAGLKEDRALYEALMKLDFKHLRIELDGQQWHVRLEHMGGSEVVNRMPAFRRYIALSGAQREGLFSVLAGFQRVLGTL, from the coding sequence ATGAGTCTGGCAACCCTCACCACACAGATTTCCAGGCGGCTGCAAAAGCTCTCTGAGGTGTTCGGTGCCGGGCGCGCTCCGGCCGGTTACAGACCAGGGATCACGCTTGAGTACCTGAGGCGTAATCTTGGGCTGACGAGTTTTGCCTTGACCGAGGGAGGGCGTGCAACCTTTTGTCTGGAAACTATCGACCTTCAGGTCGACGTGGTCGAGCGCACCGAGTCGCAGTTGCTGATGCACCTGGTCATGACTGAGTTCCTGATCAGCGTGCCAGCCTTCAAGCAGGGCAGTGCCCGTTTCGAGCTGCACCACAGCGGGTCGCTTCGGCGTACCGGCCTGGTGTGTCGGCAACGCGCTGGCGCCCCGACCCTGCTGGCTGGACTCCAGGCCGGTCTGAAGGAAGATCGGGCCTTGTATGAGGCCCTGATGAAGCTGGACTTCAAACACTTGCGCATCGAGCTGGACGGACAGCAATGGCACGTTCGGCTTGAGCACATGGGCGGCAGCGAGGTGGTCAACCGCATGCCGGCCTTTCGTCGCTACATCGCCTTGAGCGGCGCGCAGCGCGAAGGCTTGTTCAGTGTTCTCGCCGGTTTTCAGCGGGTGTTGGGTACGCTCTGA